The genome window TCAACGCGGTGCCCGTGATGGCCCACGGCGGCGTGTACTTGCCAACCCGCAGGTGGTACTGCTCGCCAGCGGCGACCTGCTTTTCAAACAAGCGAAACAGGCCGCCGCTGCCGTGCCGCATGTCGCCGCGGTAGAGCCAACCTTGCGCTTCCAGCTCGTCGCGCGTGGTTTGTTCCTCCAACCAGCCGCCTCCCGAGTTGCCTTGATAGTCGTAGTTCGCCGCGATCCACATCTTGCCCGACTGGGTGACGGTCCAATCCGCCATGCCGTTCGCGGGGCTATCGGCCGGAAACGAAATAAGCGGCAAGCTATGCACGCTCGAACCACGGATGAAGTCGGGTATGTATCGCCACTGCTGCACACTATCGGTCTCCACCAGCGGCAGCGTTCCACGATTCAAAACCTGCACGGCGGCGTACGGTTCGCCCGCGGCCAGTGCCGGCAGTAGGCCGCCAACCGTCATCGCCAAGAAACAATGACGCAACATGGGTGATATCCCGTCTCGGAAAAGTAGGAGAGTGCAGACCAGAGTGTGCGCGCCTGCGTCCTATGACGCGGCGCCGCGCACTACGAAGAATGGAAGCTAGAGATCGCGCGAGGCAAAGCTCAGCGCAAAGTGGTCTGCATTAGCGACGAACGCTCTCGAAATGGTCCAGAAATCAGTAAACTCAAAGCTATTCGACCGGTCGCTTGCCCACAAACCCCGCTCGCGGGTGGACCGATTCGGCTATAGTCACACTTCAATATCCCACTCACTCACGGGAGACGCCAAGTGAAATTGGCTGGCAAGACGGCGCTGGTCACTGGCGCCGGCCGCGGCATCGGCGAGGCAATCGCCAAGGCGCTCGCGGCCTCGGGCGCCGCGGTGGCGGTGAACGACTTTCGCGGCGATGCCGCGGAAGCGGTGGCTGCGGCTATTCGCGACTCAGGCGGCCGCGCTTTCCCCTGCGCGGGCGATGTCGCCGACCCCGCGCGAATGGAGGCCATCGTCGCCGATACAGTGGCCGAATTTGGCCGCCTCGATATCGCCGTCTCCAATGCCGCCTACAGCGATCGCGAGGCGTTCTACCAAGCCGACATGCAGGGCTTTCACCGCACCATCGATGTCACCATGTGGGGCGCCTTTCATCTGCTACGGGCCGCCACCCGTCAAATGCTGGCGCAACCGCAGGCGGATAATGCCCGCGAGCGCGGCTGCCTGCTGGTCATCGGCTCGCCCCATGCCATTTGCCCGGTTCCCAACGCCATGGCCTACAACATGGCCAAGGCGGCCATCGATCAAATGGCGCGCACCGCCGCCATTGAACTGGTCGACCACCGCATTCGCGTCAACATTGTGCATCCGGGCTGGACCGACACGCCGGGCGAGCGAAAATTCGCTAGTGACGCCGAACTGGCGCAAGTCGCCCGCTCAATGCCTTGGGGCCGCATGGCGCGCCCCGACGAGATCGCCCGAGCCGTGTTGTTTCTCGCCGATCCCGACAGCGAATACATCACCGGCAGCACCCTGGTGGTCGATGGGGGCCTCGGATTGCCGTGGTGGGAGTCGCGCCGGTAGGCTGACGCCGTCCAAGCCCCCTTTGCGCGGACTATAGTGTAAGAACGCGCGGCATCCCGGGCGGACAGAGACAAGATTCCCAGGTTTGGCGAGGCAATATGGCCAGGTCGGTGACCGTAGTGCGGTATAAGTTGCGCTGCCAATGCGGCCGCGATGTGCTGGTCGATCGTTCGCAGGCCGGCATCCTGGTGACCTGCGAATGTGGACAGTCGTTGGAGACCCCTACGATCCGCGGGCTCGCCCAGCTAGAACCCGTGACGCAGGCGCCATCCAAAGACGCCAGCGCCTGGAGCGGCCGGCACGGTCTGATGTTGGTGGGTCTGGCGCTGGCCGCGATCGGACTGGGCTGGGGCGCGTATCGTCAATTCTATCCGCCCCCTTATCCCTTCTCGGAGCGGATTGTGTCGCAAGACATCGCCGATGGCGAAATGCTGCTCGATCGCGCTCCGCTCGCCGAAACCTGGAAGCTGTGGGAGACTTTCCGCGAAGGCATCGACCGCAATGAAATGCCGCAACTCGCCATCTATCAAGCGCTGGTTGCGGAAAATCGCCGCTGGATGTGGGTCATGTACGCGCTGGGCGGCGCCGGCCTATTGCTCGCCGCCGCCGCGCTCTTGCTCAACGAGTGACCTGCTCCGAGTGCGCGGCCGCCCAGTTGCGAATTGCCGAGTCCGCTACGCGCTCCAGCGGCGAATAGCGCGGATGCCGTGACTCCTTGTACGGATCGTTCGTGCGCGTGTTGTAGCACGCAATCAGCGACCAGCGCGGGTTGGGTGAGCGGTTCTGGTCGGAGCGATGCAGCAAGTTGGAATGAAAGAACAGCGTGTCGCCCGGATCCATTTCCATGTAGACCAGCGGAAATCGCGCTAGCGCCGCTTCCACCCGTTCCAGATCGGCCCCCTTCTGTTCTCCCGTCTGCGCATGGTCGATGCGGCCTAGTCGCTGCGTGCCCGGCAACACCTGCAAGCAGCCATTCTCGCGCGTCGAGCGGTCGACGGCGATCAGCGCGCTGGCTAGGTCGGGCGACAGACAGCCGTTGTGATACCAATAGCCATAGTCCTGATGCCACTCCCAGGCGCCCCCCACGCGTGGCTCCTTGAGCATCATCTTGGTGTGCCAGTGATACACCTCATCTCCCAACAGTTGCTCCATCCGGTCGACGATACGCCCGCTGCGCGAAAACAGGCTATAGAGGCCATCGTCCGCCTCGTTCCAAAGCGCCAGTCGCGTCCGCGCGCCTTGCGAATCGAGCCGGTCATAGGCGCTAGCCGCCAGCGCCGGATCGCGCCGGGCGAAGTTCAGCAGCGCTTGCATTTCGTCGGCGTCGAACAACGCGCGTTCGAGCCAATAGCCCTCGCGCCGGAACTGCTCCAAGGCCGCCGGAGACAACGGAGTTCGCGTCATGGTTTTGTCACGTCTTGATGTGAATGGATTTGCGCTGCGCCGATTATCTCGCGCGACACCGCTTTCTCGCTAGATGTGCGGCGCGGCGCCAAAATCGCGCGCGATATCGCGCGCAGGCGCCAAGGGGTTTCGACGCGGCTTGTCCGACTAAACCAGTTCGCTGCGCGTCGAACTCTTCGTGCGGCCGAGAAAATATGGCGCCAGCGCCCGCCCCGCTGCTAGCGTCGTGCGCGGGTATTTGAGAAACCGCAATGCGTGCCGCGCGACATACGGCAGACGAAGATACGATTTACGGAAGAACTCCGCTTCCCACTTTGCCAATTCGGCGCGGCGCCCCGGGCTTTTCCACTCGTTGCGATACGGAAACAGCGAGAAGTCAACCTGGTCGCGATATTGCTCAAATAGCGACGTGCCCGGATACGGCACGGTCTGCCCCACTGTGGTGTAGTCCAATTCCAGCGACCGCAGCAGTTTTCCAGTCTGCTGAAAATCTTCGTGTGTTTCCTCGGGATGCCCGACCATGAAGAACGCGCCGACTTCGATATGGCGCTTGCGGAGCATATTCACAATCTCGCGAATCCGCTCTACGCCGTAGTCCTTGCCGTAGAGTTGCAGAATGCGCTGCGAGCCGCTCTCAATGCCCAGATACACCCGCCGGCATCCCGCGTCGCGCAGCGCTTTGGCCCGCTCGTCGTCGAGCGTGTCGACTCGCGACAGGCAACTCCACACCAAGGGCGGCAGCTCCTTTTGTATCTTTTCGCAAATCTCCAACGTGCGCTGTGGAATCGCCGTAAAGGTGTCGTCGATGAACCGGAACGAGCGAATCTTGTAGCGGTCGACCAGTTGCCGCAACTCGGCCACGATATTGTCGGGCGAGCGCATGCCCAATTTCTGCCCATAGCTGCGCACGCAAAAATTGCACGTGTAAGGGCAGCCCCGCGCCGTTTGCAGCATGACGAACGGTTGCGGCAGCAGAAACTCGCTGTAGGCGCTGACGTCGACCAGCGAATAATCGGGATGCGGCAGTTCGTCGATATGCCGGTCGCGCGCCCGATCGGGCGTCGAAACTACCATGCCGTCGTCGCGGCGATACGTTAGTCCTTCGATCCGATCGATCGGCCCGTTTTGTTTCAGCGCCTCGGTCAGCTCAAAGAAGGCGTGCTCGGGTTCGCCGCGAAACACGTAATCGAGGTTCGCGATCGCCATCACCTCGTTGGGAAAGGTGGTGGCGTAATGGCCAAACGCGGCGAACTTGGCCTGTGGCAGCTCCGCGCGCAGCCAAGCGAAGGTCCGCATGTCGGGTTCGAAGATCTCAAAACTGGTGATCGTGATCACCAGGTCTGGCCGAAACCGCTTGAGCTGCTCTAAAGTCTGATCGCGATCAAGTCGCGCGGCGATCGCGTCGATCAGCACGACGTCGTCGTGTCCCCACTCCCGCGCCACCGCCGCCACGTACATTAGTTCCAGCGGCGGAAAGAGAAACACCGGCGAGTTGTAAGAACACATGTACCGGCGCACGACCGGCACTTCGTGCGGCAGATTGACCAGGGCAATTCGCATGGTGTCGACTTTGAGAAGCAGCCAGATCGCGCTCGGCGCGGGCGCGAAGCAATAGACCCCCCCAACGGATGTGCGGAACTCAGTCTAGTGAGCCCCGCGGCGCGCGGCAAGCAAAACCCCATAATCGCCGCTAAAAACGCCAGCCCAACCCCACATTATTGAAGAATCGCGACGATTGCCCATTGATGCCAAATCCGAACCGCGTGCCGATTTCCAGATTCTCCGTCAGCAACAAATGGAAACCGCTGCTGACGAAATGCCGGCTTGAGTCCTCCGCCTTGTCCTCCGTGCAGAGGCCAAAGTACTCGAAGTGGATGTTCCAGCGCTCCCCGATCGGAATCTTCACCACGCTCGACGGCGCCCACGTGCTGAACCGATCATCGTGCTCGCTCCCCGTCCCCATGCGCATCGCGCTGTCCCACTTCCATCCGTTTGGCAGCGTCCAACCAAACACGTAGCCCAGCGTCAGATCGGTGTCGTTCGCTGGGCCATAGGTCGGTGTGAAGCCTTCGATCAACACCGCGCTCTCCGGGATCCAGTCCGCTTGGCGCGTTGTCTGCGCCTTCAAGCCGAATTCAACGTCCGACTCGGCCCCGGTTCCCAGGTCCTCGTCGCCAAATTCCACGTCGGAGAAGGCCCCCCCGGCGCCCCCCACCTCCCAGTTCCAGCCCAAGCGCAGTTCCAGCCAGGGGAGCACGCCCACACGCGCCACCAACTCGGGCAAGCTGTGCGTCTCCACCGTGTGGCGGTTGTCGGCGAACGTGTACGACGATTCGACGATGGTCCGCCCCGGATCGACCACGGTCGTGGCCGGGGTGAATGAATCGCGGTCGGTTTCAATCTCCGACTCGAGCCAGGGCGCGGCGCCGCGACCATCCTGCGCGCACGCAGGTCTGGCGATCGCGCAATCTGCAACGATTAGCAAGACCAGGCAATGGAAGTATCGTGACACTGCCGTCAAAGTGCGCCTCTCCCGCCTATCTTGCAGCGAGGTCGTCTCCAACCACTTAGTTTGCAAAGCTACACTCGCGCGAATATCACGCGCATCGACCAGCCAATGCGTAGGCCATGACACATTGCTTGTGCGATCGCCCCCCCATTTATTTGCAATCGCTGGTCGATTGGAAAATCCAAGGCTGCTACGGCGCGCACTCTCGATAGCCAAGCCCTTCATATAGCGCGAGCGCCCCTTGCCATTGGCGGTGCGTCTCCAGCCAGATCTGGCGTGCCCCTTGGTCCCAGCAGCGCTGCTCCAACAGCGCCATCAATAGCCGGCCAATACCGCGCCGTCTTGCGCGAGGATCGACCATCAGCCAATGGACGGCCGGTCGTCCGGCGCCGCGCTCCGCCAACGTGACCGCCCCAGCTAATTGTGGCGCCTCTCCTGAGTTGATCCACTCCGCCAGCCACATCCGATCTGGCGACCACCACGGTCGCTGCAATAGCTCGCGGCAAAAGTCGTCGCGCTGCCAGGCCCGCACCGCCACGCGCTGGCGCGCAAAGGCCCGCTGGCGCAGCGCGAGCCAGGCGTCGATATCAGTCTCGCCGGCGTAATGACGCACGCGCGCGGCGGCCAGCGGCCTAACTTCCGGCCGCTCGACGAGCACCTTGGTCATCTGCACCACCGACGTCATAAATGACTGCGACAAAAAGTGTAATGAAAGTTGGTTGCGGCGTACCGGAATGTTCGTCCTCAAGCGGTTAACTGATTCTGTCCGCCGCGAGCCGGTGGCGATACCGCAAAAGATTGGCCACGTGTCCGCATTGCGGTTATTCTCAACCGCGTGGCGATCGCCTCAGGCCGCGCAGCAAGCCATGATTGTGGCCTGCGCGAGAAAGGAACCGGCCGACCAGCGGAGTGCTAATGCTGACGCGGCTCGAAAGTAATTTCGCAGGCTCAAGCTCAGTGCCACGATGAATAAGCCCATGGGAGAAACAACCAGTCATGAGTAACCCTATCAGCCGTCGCGCTTTCACCGCCAGCGCCGCCGCGCTTGGCGCCTTGGCCACTACTGCCCGCGCCGCCGACAGCGATCGCAAGATACGGATGGGCTTTGTCGGCCTTGGCAACCGGGGAGATCAGGTCTTAAGCGCGTTTCTGCCGCAGCCCGATGCCGAGATAGTCGCGCTGTGCGACGTGTACGAACCCTATGCGCTCGCGGCCCAAAGCAAGGCCGGCGGCAAGCCGCGCATCTATCGCGACTATCGCGAGTTGCTCGCGCAATCCGATGTCGATGCCGTGGTGATCGCCACCCCCGATCATTGGCACGCCTTGCAATTCATCGACGCCTGCCGCGCCGGCAAGGATGTTTACGTCGAGAAGCCCCTCAGCCTCACCATCGCCGAAGGCCAGCGCATGGTCGAGGTCGCCGAAGAAACGAAGCGCGTCACGCTGATGGGCACCCAGCGCCGCTCCTCACCCTTAATTCAAGAGATGGTCCGACTGATCCAGGATGGCGCCATCGGCAAGGTCAGCGTCGCCAAGTGTTACCACCTGGTGAACGAATCGCCGATGGGCATCGGCAAACCCGCCGACGGCGATCCGCCCCCCGGCCTCGACTGGGATTTTTGGCTCGGACCCGCTCCGCAAGTCGCCTTCAACACCAATCGCTGCCTCTACAAGTTCCGCTGGTTCTGGAACTACTCCGGCGGACAGCTCACCAATATGGGCACTCACTACCTCGACCTGATTCAATGGGCGCTGGGGCAAGACGCGCCCACCAGCGTCGTGGCTAGCGGCGGCAACTATGTGGTGCAAGACAATCGCGAAATTCCCGACACCATGGAAGTGGTCTGGGAGTATCCGGGCGGGACGCTGGTCACCTTCTCGCAGTACAACGGCAACGCCGCCGCCAGCAATCCGCGCGATTGCGATCTCGAATTTCGCGGCAGCGAAGGCACATTGTACTACCGCCAGAACTCCATCGAGATCGTCCCCGAGCGCGTGCGCACCCAGGAGTTGGCGGCGCAAAGCCCTATCGCCCGCGAGGCAAATCGCAAACAAGGCGAGTCGCGGCAATTGGCGCGGAAGGAGTTCCGCCAGCAAGGCGCCATTGGCGATGAACTGCACGCCCGCAATTTCCTCGATTGCGTCAAGTCGCGGCAGCCGACCAATTGCCCGGTGGCGGTTGGGCATCGCTCCACCAGCGTCACGCTCTTGGGCAATATCGCCTATAAGACGGGGCGCAAAATTCGCTGGGACGCTGCGCGTCAAGAGTGCCTCGACGACGCCGCGGCCAACGCGCTATTGACCTACGAATACCGCGCCCCGTGGCGACTTTCGTAGTTTCAATCGCCTTAGCTTGTCGATTGCCGCCAACTCGATCGGTGGTTCACTGGCCAGTCAGCACGGCTGCTAGGATGGCGATATGAACGTCGATCCTTGTGTCGACAATGCGCAGCAACAGCCGGCGGCGGCGTTTTCCCCTCCGCGGGTCGAGGTCGCCGGCGCGCAGTTGTGGCTCTTTGTCGAGTTGGAGCCGTTGCTGGCCGCCATGCTCGCCGACATACGCTCCGCCCAGCATCGTATCTGGCTCGAGTCCTATATCTTCTCCGACGACTCGGCGGGCCGTGCAGTGGCCAACGCCCTCATCGAACGCTCTCAGGCCAGCGTCGATGTGCGAGTCATCTACGACGCAATTGGCAGCCAGGCGACTTCGGCTGCCTTCTTTGGGGAACTGGCCGCGGCGGGGGTTAAGGTGCATGTGCATCAAACAATCTGGGACAGTCTCTTTCGTCAAAGATCGTGGCGGCTACTCAATCGCCGCAATCATCGCAAACTGCTGATTGTCGACGAACACGCGGCCTACTTTGGCGGAATGAACCTGATCGACCCGGTCGAGGCGCTGCAAGCAGGCGGCGCGGCGAACTTGCCCACCTCGGCTGGCTGGCGCGACGTGCATGTGCGGCTAGTCGGTCCGCAAGCGCATGACGTAGCCGAAAGCTTTCACCGCTCTTGGCGTCGCGAGGAGCATCAACTGAATCGCATCCCGTCGCGCGCCTATCGCCGTGGCGTCCTCTCGCCCGAAGCCGAGAGCATTCGCTTCTTCGATAGCGGACCCGGTTTCAAGCAAAGTCGCGCCGCCCGCGTCTATTCGCGCGCGATGCGCGTCGCACGGCGCGAAATCCTCTTGTCGATGGCCTACTTCATCCCCGCTGGCCGGGTGCTGCGGGCGCTGTTAGCCGCGCGGCGCCGTCGCGTGCGCATCCGCGTGGTGGTGCCGCACGACAACGACGTGAAGCTGGTGCAATACGCCTTGCGACATCTCTACTCCAAATTGCTCAAGCGTGGCATCGAAATCTACGAACGCGTCAATTGCATGTTGCACAGCAAGGCGATGGTGGTCGACGATCAGTGGAGCATCGTCGGCTCTTGCAACCTCGATCCCCGTAGCCTGGAAATCAACTACGAGTTTCTGGCGGTGATTCGCTCCCCGGCCTTCGCCGCCGAACTCAAAAAGATCTGCGAAAATGAGATCTTGCATAGCCAGCGCGTCACGCTGGACGACGTGGCTCGCCGCACCCGCTGGCAGCGCTGGATCGATCGACTAGCCTACGCGCTCCGCGCTTGGCTCTAATGGCGCCCCAGCCATGACGCGGCCAGTCACATCTTCTCGACGACCTCAATGCCCAACAGCGCCAAACCCTGCTGGATGACGCGCGCCGTCAAATCGCACAACATCAGCCGGCTGGTGCGCAGCGCGTCGCTTTCGGCGCGCAACACCGGGCACTGCTCAAAGAACGTCGAGTACTTGTTCGCTAGCTCAAACAAGTACGACGTAAGTTGATTGGGGCGATAATCGGCCACGACCGCCGCCAGCGCCTCGGGAAACCGCAAGATCTCCAATCCCAGCGCCCGCTCTGCCTCACTGGTCAGCAAGATGGTCCCTGGCGACCGTCGCAGCGCCTCGATGTCGATGTTCCCCTTGGCGAAGATGCTCCGCACCCGCGCGTACGCGTATTGCATATACGTCGCCGTGTTGCCGTTCATGGCCAGCATCTTGTCGTAGCTGAAGACGTAATCGCTCGTGCGGTTCTGCGACAGATCGGCGTATTTGAGCGCGCCAATGCCCACCCGCTCGGCCACCTGGCGCCGCTCCGGTTCGCTTAGTTCGGCGCCGACCGGCTTACCCTCGTCGTTGGCACGCACAATCTCATACGCGCGGCTCACGGCCTCGTCGAGCAGCCCTTCCAGCCCCACCGTGTCGCCGGCGCGCGTCTTGAATGGCCGCCCGTCGTCTCCCAGCACCGTGCCAAAACTCACATGCACTAGTTCAATTGCGTCGTAACCCCAGCGCCGCGCGGTGGCAAAGAGTTGCTCAAAGTGCAAACCTTGCCGGTGGTCCACCACGTACAACGCGCCCCGTGGCCGCCAGCGCTGCATCCGGTATTGGATCGTCGCCAGATCGGTCGTGGCGTACAAGTACGCGCCATCCTGCTTCTGGATCAAGAACGGTGTTTCATAGCCCTCGTTGAAGACGCACATCGCGCCGGCGCTGGGCGCCGCGATGCCGCGCCCCTTCAAGTCGTCGACCACCCCTTGCAGGCGGTCGTGATAAAAGCTCTCCCCCAGCGACTCGTCGAAGGTCACACCCAACCGCCGGTAGATGCGATGGATATCTTCCTCGCAGGCGGGCAGAAATTCCTCCCACAACTGCCGATTCTCCGCGTCGCCAGCGTGCAGCTTGGCTGTTTCCGCCAGCACCGCTTCGCCGATCTGGGGATGCTCTTTCGCCAATCGGTCGAGCACGATGTCGGCCTCCACCGCCGTCACCTTGCTCTGCGCGGCGTCCAGCGCCTCGCGCGCTTCGACCACCCGCGTCTCCAGCCGCCGCTTTTCCTTGGCCGCTTTCTTGGCGTCGGGCTCCGCCAGTTGCGTCAAGGCAACCTCGGCCGCGCGCAGCTTGGCTTCCAGTTCGGGCAATGCCCCCCGCGCGTCGTAGAACTCGACCAGCCGATTCACCAGCCGGTACAGCCGCGCCAACTCGGCGACGGGGTGTTCGCGATAGGCCGCCTCGTCCCGAAAATTCTTGTAGCCGTACAAGATCATGCCGAACTGCGTCCCCCAGTCGCCAATGTGATTGTCGCCAATCGCCTGGTGTCCCAGAAACCGCAGCGTTCGCGCCAGCGCGTCGCCAATCACCGTCGAGCGGATATGCCCCACGTGCATCGGCTTGGCCACATTCGGCGCCGAGTAATCGACGATGTACACCCCTGGATCGCTCGCCTGCGGCACCCCCAAACGCGGATCGACAAAGGCGCTCGCCAGCGCGCTCGAAAGAAACGTGTCGGACAGTCGCACATTAATGAAGCCCGGCCCGGCGATCTCAGGCGGACCCGCGCAAAGGTCGTCGAGCTTGACCTGCTCCGCAATCTGCTGGGCAATCTCACGCGGCGGCCGACCAAGTTGCTTGCCCAACGGCATCGCGAAGTTCGCCTGATAGTCGCCAAACTTCGCGTCCTGACTCGGCCGGATCAAATCCAGCAGCGCGCCCACATCGGTCGCCATCGGCGCCAGCGCCGGCTCGAACCGCAGGCGAATCTCTTCCAATAAATTCATGCGACTTTTCGCTTCCCAGGTATCAATATCGCCGCGCAGATTACACCTGCGCCGCGCCCGGTCGCAAGGGGATAAGACAAGAAGCGAGAACAAGCCCATCGTGGGCCGGCGGCGACCGTCGCCGCGGCCATCACTTCGCTTCCACAATGTGGCCCCGAACTTAAACGGCCTTCAGCGCGGGCGGATTGCCTTCCACAGGCACGCGCTTCGCGCCCGACCATAAGAGATCGAGGCTGTAATAATCGCGCGCTTCGTCGTCGAACAAATGCACGACCACATCGCCGTAGTCCATCAAGATCCAGCGGCTGCCTTCATAGCCCTCGATCCCGATGCGGCGCTGTCGATACTCGCGGGCCAACACCCGATCGATCTCGTCCCCAATCGCGTGCAGTTGCCGGCGGCTACTGCCCGTCGCGATGACGAAATAATCGAAAATCGGGGTCAGCTCGCGGACGTCCAGCACCAAGATGTCGCGGCCGCGATTGTCTTCTGCGGTGCGTGCGGCCGCCTGGGCGAGCTCAAGACTAGAGTAAGAGGAAGTGGCAACAGGAGACGCCGTGCTGGTCAGAGTTCGGTTAATGGTTTTACCCTCCAGGGGCCATCCTTTCGATGTGAAAGTTGCGCCACTTAGTTCCGCAACAATTGTACCCACACGAGCATTCTGGGGAAGAAAGCCATCGCGGCTTTATTCCCAATCGTCGCTTGCCAGTCTCCTGCTAGACGCCACAACCGGCAGCAAAGTTCGTGAATTTTTTCGCACTCGCAATGGTTTCTAAAGGGGCCGTTCCGATTACGCCGCGACGTTGGCCCCCGTTCGCCCCATCCACGACCGCGTCTCCCCCGCTATAATGCCCGCCGGAATGATCTGATTGCTCAGCATCGAGGTGCGAAGATATGTCCGATTGGGTCGAAGTGGGAGCCAAGGCGCCCGATTTCACGCTGGCCGCCGATGACGGCGCAAAGGTCAAGTTGTCCAGCCTCAAAGGCGCTCCGGTGGTGCTCTACTTTTACCCCAAGGACGACACGCCCGGCTGCACCCGCCAGGCCTGCGCCTTTCGCGACGCCGAAAAGAAGCTGCAAAAGCTCGGCGCCACGGTGCTCGGAGTCAGCGCCGATTCGCTCGCCAGTCACGAGAAGTTTCGCGACAAATACAGCCTCAACTTCCCTCTCCTCTCCGATCCCGATCACAAGGTGGCCGAAAAGTACGGCGCCTGGCGCGAAAAGAACATGTACGGCAAAAAGTCGATGGGCATTCAGCGCTCCACCTTTCTGATCGACGCCACCGGCAAAGTAGCCAAGGTCTGGCAGCGAGTGAAGGTCGACGGCCACGACGAGCAGGTGCTCGCCGCGCTCAAAGCGCTGGCGTCCGCCGAGTAGCGCTGGCGCCCGCGATCGGCTACTTCGCATCGAGCGGCTCGCCCGTGTACAAAAAGTACAGCTCGCGAAACTTGCGCACCATGCGGTGGTGACGATAGCGAACCTTCTCGGGCGTCGACCCGAGCTTGGCGGCCGTTTCCGCGACCGACAGTTCCTTGATCGACCGCAGATAAAAAACCTCAAAGCTGCGCGGCGACACCTGCTCGCGCAACTGCTTCACCACCGCATGCACCACTTCTTGGCGCCAGCGGCGTTCCAACGTCTCGACCGGGTCGACCGCCGCGTCCCACGACTTTGCGTCGGCCTTGGGCGCGAATCGCCGCGCCGCCCGCCGCAGCCGGCGCCGCACCAAATCGGTCGCCCGCGAACGCACGACCGAAAAGAGCCAGCTCCGAAAACGTCCCTGCTCCGGATCGTATTTGAACTCGCGTAGCGCCACGATCACCGTGCGAAACACATCCTGCACGCAATCATCCACCTCGCTCTTCGGCACTTGGCAGGCCAAGGTAAAGCGTCGAATCAACGGTCCATACAGTTCGTAAAACCGCTGCCACGCCTCCGCCGGGGCCCCTCCCGAGGCGTCCCCTGCCAGTTGCCGCTCCAAATAAACCTGCGCGGCGGCCAGCAGCGCGGCGTCGGTCACCTCGCTCACTGGGGTTGGCGTATGTGGCTCTTGCTTCGCGGCGCGCATCGTCGGTTAGCTGGTCCCTACTGGGCTTCGTCGCTGTCGTTCCACAGGCTCCCGCGGTGACAGTCAGTTTACTACGCCAGCCATCGCCAGGTCGCCAGAAGGTAGCAGATCAAGG of Pirellulales bacterium contains these proteins:
- a CDS encoding SDR family oxidoreductase; protein product: MPLTHGRRQVKLAGKTALVTGAGRGIGEAIAKALAASGAAVAVNDFRGDAAEAVAAAIRDSGGRAFPCAGDVADPARMEAIVADTVAEFGRLDIAVSNAAYSDREAFYQADMQGFHRTIDVTMWGAFHLLRAATRQMLAQPQADNARERGCLLVIGSPHAICPVPNAMAYNMAKAAIDQMARTAAIELVDHRIRVNIVHPGWTDTPGERKFASDAELAQVARSMPWGRMARPDEIARAVLFLADPDSEYITGSTLVVDGGLGLPWWESRR
- a CDS encoding phytanoyl-CoA dioxygenase family protein → MTRTPLSPAALEQFRREGYWLERALFDADEMQALLNFARRDPALAASAYDRLDSQGARTRLALWNEADDGLYSLFSRSGRIVDRMEQLLGDEVYHWHTKMMLKEPRVGGAWEWHQDYGYWYHNGCLSPDLASALIAVDRSTRENGCLQVLPGTQRLGRIDHAQTGEQKGADLERVEAALARFPLVYMEMDPGDTLFFHSNLLHRSDQNRSPNPRWSLIACYNTRTNDPYKESRHPRYSPLERVADSAIRNWAAAHSEQVTR
- a CDS encoding B12-binding domain-containing radical SAM protein, with the protein product MRIALVNLPHEVPVVRRYMCSYNSPVFLFPPLELMYVAAVAREWGHDDVVLIDAIAARLDRDQTLEQLKRFRPDLVITITSFEIFEPDMRTFAWLRAELPQAKFAAFGHYATTFPNEVMAIANLDYVFRGEPEHAFFELTEALKQNGPIDRIEGLTYRRDDGMVVSTPDRARDRHIDELPHPDYSLVDVSAYSEFLLPQPFVMLQTARGCPYTCNFCVRSYGQKLGMRSPDNIVAELRQLVDRYKIRSFRFIDDTFTAIPQRTLEICEKIQKELPPLVWSCLSRVDTLDDERAKALRDAGCRRVYLGIESGSQRILQLYGKDYGVERIREIVNMLRKRHIEVGAFFMVGHPEETHEDFQQTGKLLRSLELDYTTVGQTVPYPGTSLFEQYRDQVDFSLFPYRNEWKSPGRRAELAKWEAEFFRKSYLRLPYVARHALRFLKYPRTTLAAGRALAPYFLGRTKSSTRSELV
- a CDS encoding transporter, with protein sequence MTAVSRYFHCLVLLIVADCAIARPACAQDGRGAAPWLESEIETDRDSFTPATTVVDPGRTIVESSYTFADNRHTVETHSLPELVARVGVLPWLELRLGWNWEVGGAGGAFSDVEFGDEDLGTGAESDVEFGLKAQTTRQADWIPESAVLIEGFTPTYGPANDTDLTLGYVFGWTLPNGWKWDSAMRMGTGSEHDDRFSTWAPSSVVKIPIGERWNIHFEYFGLCTEDKAEDSSRHFVSSGFHLLLTENLEIGTRFGFGINGQSSRFFNNVGLGWRF
- a CDS encoding GNAT family N-acetyltransferase, which gives rise to MTSVVQMTKVLVERPEVRPLAAARVRHYAGETDIDAWLALRQRAFARQRVAVRAWQRDDFCRELLQRPWWSPDRMWLAEWINSGEAPQLAGAVTLAERGAGRPAVHWLMVDPRARRRGIGRLLMALLEQRCWDQGARQIWLETHRQWQGALALYEGLGYRECAP
- a CDS encoding Gfo/Idh/MocA family oxidoreductase, translated to MSNPISRRAFTASAAALGALATTARAADSDRKIRMGFVGLGNRGDQVLSAFLPQPDAEIVALCDVYEPYALAAQSKAGGKPRIYRDYRELLAQSDVDAVVIATPDHWHALQFIDACRAGKDVYVEKPLSLTIAEGQRMVEVAEETKRVTLMGTQRRSSPLIQEMVRLIQDGAIGKVSVAKCYHLVNESPMGIGKPADGDPPPGLDWDFWLGPAPQVAFNTNRCLYKFRWFWNYSGGQLTNMGTHYLDLIQWALGQDAPTSVVASGGNYVVQDNREIPDTMEVVWEYPGGTLVTFSQYNGNAAASNPRDCDLEFRGSEGTLYYRQNSIEIVPERVRTQELAAQSPIAREANRKQGESRQLARKEFRQQGAIGDELHARNFLDCVKSRQPTNCPVAVGHRSTSVTLLGNIAYKTGRKIRWDAARQECLDDAAANALLTYEYRAPWRLS